In one Paraburkholderia megapolitana genomic region, the following are encoded:
- the betI gene encoding transcriptional regulator BetI codes for MPKLGMREVRRAQLIDATLLTIDQAGLSGTTLASVAQRANISTGIVSHYFGDKDGLLEATMRHILRDLWAATTRRRNAAKAQPRARLRAVVAANFDVSQVSGPVMKTWLAFWTESMHEPGLRRLQRVNTRRLYSNLCAEFAKELPRGAARRAASGLAAMIDGLWLRGALSGDPFDTRAALRLANDYIDMLLAHAA; via the coding sequence ATGCCCAAGCTTGGAATGCGTGAAGTGCGCCGCGCCCAGCTGATCGACGCCACCCTGCTCACCATCGATCAGGCGGGCCTGTCCGGCACGACGCTCGCTTCGGTTGCACAGCGCGCCAATATTTCGACGGGGATCGTCAGTCACTACTTCGGCGACAAGGACGGTCTGCTCGAAGCGACGATGCGGCATATCCTGCGCGACCTGTGGGCGGCCACCACGCGTCGGCGCAACGCTGCGAAGGCGCAGCCTCGTGCGCGGCTACGCGCTGTCGTCGCCGCCAATTTCGACGTATCGCAAGTTAGCGGACCGGTGATGAAAACCTGGCTCGCGTTCTGGACCGAGAGCATGCACGAGCCCGGGCTGCGCCGTCTGCAGCGCGTCAATACGCGGCGCCTGTACTCGAACCTGTGCGCGGAATTCGCGAAGGAACTGCCGCGCGGCGCCGCACGCCGGGCCGCGAGCGGCCTCGCGGCGATGATCGACGGGCTGTGGCTGCGCGGCGCGCTATCAGGCGATCCATTCGACACCCGGGCCGCACTGCGGCTCGCCAACGACTACATCGA
- the fdhA gene encoding formaldehyde dehydrogenase, glutathione-independent gives MSSNRGVVYLGQGKVEIQSIDFPKMVDPRGRAIGHGVILKVVSTNICGSDQHMVRGRTTAEVGLVLGHEITGEVIEVGRDVETLKVGDLVSVPFNVACGRCQTCKEQHTGVCLNVNPSRAGGAYGYVDMGGWIGGQAEYVLVPYADFNLLKFPDRDRAMAKIRDLTCLSDILPTGYHGAVMAGVKPGATVYIAGAGPVGMAAAASARLLGAACTIVGDMNEERLAHARSVGFETVDLSRDATLGEQIAAILGKPEVDCAVDCVGFEAHGHGSHGSQEEAPATVLNSLMDITRVAGAIGIPGLYVTDDPGAADAAARRGSLSIRFGLGWAKSHSFHTGQTPVMKYNRNLMQAILWDRLPIAQIVNVTVVSLEEAPDGYRKFDGGAPRKFVIDPHGLLKAA, from the coding sequence ATGAGCAGCAATCGCGGTGTCGTGTATCTGGGGCAGGGCAAGGTCGAAATCCAGTCGATCGATTTTCCGAAGATGGTCGATCCGCGCGGTCGCGCGATCGGTCATGGCGTGATTTTGAAAGTGGTGTCGACCAATATCTGCGGCTCGGATCAACATATGGTGCGCGGCCGCACGACGGCCGAAGTCGGCCTCGTGCTGGGCCACGAGATTACCGGCGAAGTGATCGAGGTCGGGCGCGATGTCGAGACGTTGAAGGTCGGCGATCTCGTGTCGGTGCCGTTCAACGTTGCGTGCGGTCGCTGTCAGACCTGCAAGGAGCAGCACACCGGTGTGTGCCTGAACGTGAATCCGTCGCGTGCGGGCGGTGCGTATGGCTATGTGGATATGGGCGGCTGGATCGGCGGGCAGGCGGAGTATGTGCTCGTGCCGTACGCCGATTTCAACCTGCTGAAATTCCCGGATCGCGATCGCGCGATGGCGAAGATCCGCGATCTGACCTGCCTGTCCGACATTCTGCCTACCGGCTATCACGGTGCCGTGATGGCGGGCGTGAAGCCGGGTGCGACGGTGTATATCGCCGGTGCCGGCCCGGTCGGGATGGCTGCTGCCGCTTCGGCGCGGCTGCTGGGCGCGGCGTGCACGATCGTCGGCGACATGAACGAGGAACGCCTCGCGCATGCGCGCTCGGTCGGTTTCGAGACGGTCGATCTCTCACGCGATGCGACGCTCGGCGAACAGATCGCCGCGATTCTGGGCAAGCCGGAAGTGGATTGCGCGGTCGATTGCGTCGGTTTCGAGGCGCACGGCCATGGTAGCCACGGTAGCCAGGAAGAAGCGCCCGCTACGGTGCTGAATTCGCTGATGGACATCACGCGTGTGGCCGGTGCGATCGGTATTCCTGGCCTCTACGTGACAGACGATCCGGGTGCCGCCGACGCCGCCGCGCGCCGAGGCAGTCTGAGCATCCGCTTCGGCCTCGGCTGGGCGAAGTCGCATTCGTTCCACACGGGCCAGACGCCGGTGATGAAGTACAACCGCAATCTGATGCAGGCCATCTTGTGGGACCGTCTGCCGATTGCGCAGATCGTGAACGTCACGGTCGTGTCGCTTGAAGAAGCGCCGGATGGTTATCGGAAGTTCGATGGAGGGGCGCCGCGTAAATTCGTGATCGACCCGCATGGGTTGCTGAAAGCGGCTTGA
- a CDS encoding HrpB1 family type III secretion system apparatus protein: MDLPQTTEAARLGRAVFDSIRAERFDEAETLLQQLHEAHPASRDMLFFPVLMAIQRGDVRGAWQVVNGLPEDQNPELKAICLYLLKDPTWHSYAAALEDSPDPYIRRAMFALLGRTEETSVAEPVQSTMLHALQV; the protein is encoded by the coding sequence ATGGACCTGCCCCAAACCACTGAGGCCGCCCGGCTAGGACGAGCCGTGTTCGACAGCATCAGGGCCGAACGTTTCGACGAAGCGGAAACGCTCCTGCAGCAGTTGCACGAGGCTCATCCGGCGTCGCGGGACATGCTGTTCTTTCCCGTGCTGATGGCGATCCAGCGTGGCGATGTGCGGGGAGCGTGGCAAGTCGTCAATGGCTTGCCGGAAGACCAGAACCCCGAGCTAAAGGCAATCTGCCTGTACCTGTTGAAAGACCCCACGTGGCATAGCTATGCGGCAGCACTCGAAGACAGCCCCGACCCGTATATCCGTCGGGCAATGTTTGCGCTACTCGGCCGTACAGAAGAAACCAGCGTTGCAGAGCCCGTGCAGTCCACCATGTTGCACGCCTTGCAGGTATGA